Proteins encoded together in one Pseudorca crassidens isolate mPseCra1 chromosome 17, mPseCra1.hap1, whole genome shotgun sequence window:
- the LY6L gene encoding lymphocyte antigen 6L translates to MGVPVPVLWALLVSLGCAEEATEPGENLSCYQCFKATSWEFCKPAACASADRVCVSHTVIITLRSRLRISLSRRCAPRCPNTNMKSEWSSGPGVHGKITRHCCSRSLCNRAPPPREAPGALPRALLLQVGLGLLWVLL, encoded by the exons ATGGGGGTGCCGGTTCCAGTCCTGTGGGCTCTGCTGGTGTCTTTGGGCTGTGCTGAAGAAGCCACAGAGCCAG GTGAGAACCTGAGCTGCTACCAGTGCTTCAAAGCCACGAGCTGGGAGTTTTGCAAGCCCGCCGCGTGCGCCTCCGCCGACCGGGTCTGCGTCTCCCACACGGTGATCATCACCCTGC GATCTCGCCTGAGAATTTCGCTCAGCAGGCGCTGTGCTCCCAGGTGTCCCAACACCAACATGAAGTCTGAATGGTCGTCGGGCCCCGGGGTGCACGGCAAGATCACCAGGCACTGCTGTTCCCGATCTCTCTGCAACAGGGCACCGCCCCCGCGGGAGGCTCCCGGGGCCCTTCCAAGGGCGCTCCTGCTCCAGGTGGGCCTTGGCCTCCTCTGGGTCCTGCTGTGA